Proteins from a single region of Budorcas taxicolor isolate Tak-1 chromosome 7, Takin1.1, whole genome shotgun sequence:
- the HBEGF gene encoding proheparin-binding EGF-like growth factor: MKLLPSVVLKLFLAAVLSALVTGESLERLRRGLAAGTSNLDSPTQSTDQLLPAGGGQGREVLDLEEANLDLFRAAFSSKPQALATPSKEERGKRKKKGKGLGKKRNPCLRRYKDFCIHGECKYVKELRVPTCICHPGYHGERCHGLSLPVKNRLYTYDHTTILVVVAVVLSSVCLLVIMGLLMFWYHRRGGYDVENEEKVKLGMTTSH; the protein is encoded by the exons ATGAAGCTTCTGCCGTCGGTGGTGCTGAAGCTCTTTCTTGCTGCAG TGCTTTCGGCGTTGGTGACTGGCGAGAGCCTGGAGCGGCTTCGGAGAGGCCTGGCTGCTGGAACCAGCAATCTGGACTCCCCTACTCAATCTACGGACCAGCTGCTGCCCGCGGGAGGTGGCCAAGGCCGGGAAGTCCTGGACTTGGAAGAGGCAAACCTGGACCTTTTCAGAG CTGCTTTTTCCTCCAAGCCACAAGCTCTGGCCACACCAAGCAAGGAGGAGcgtgggaaaagaaagaagaaaggcaagGGGTTAGGGAAGAAGAGAAACCCATGTCTTCGGAGATACAAGGACTTCTGCATCCACGGAGAATGCAAATACGTGAAGGAGCTCCGGGTTCCAACCTGCAT CTGCCACCCAGGTTATCACGGAGAGAGGTGCCATGGGCTGAGCCTCCCGGTGAAAAATCGCTTATACACGTACGATCACACAACCATCCTGGTTGTGGTGGCTGTGGTGCTGTCATCCGTCTGTCTGCTGGTCATCATGGGGCTTCTCATGTTTTG GTACCACAGGAGAGGAGGTTATGACgtggaaaatgaagagaaagtgaagttgggCATGACTACGTCCCACTGA